One Maribacter cobaltidurans genomic window carries:
- a CDS encoding M20/M25/M40 family metallo-hydrolase: MKKQLLIALTTVLLMSCGESKKEESQAELFARIDAEIQQNAKGYSTLKEATETIGHRLTGSENGAKAEEYTYNKFKEYGYEDVEYQTFEVEAWSRGTVSVSINDEPVKAVTLGHSPVEANVTGEIVDMGNGLEADYAVNPDAVKGKIALVYISILEGSPEGLTNLHRSEKTALAIKYGAKGIIIINQVDNGVLLTGTASVTGELIPIPAVCIGKEDGMALKESLKTGKATAQIEMTNNSDMIKARNVVATLPGSEIPEEIIVIGGHLDSWDLATGAIDNGIGSFAVLDIARAFKANNLHPKRTIKFVMFMGEEQGLFGSRHMVAEALKEGTMDQIKYMMNLDMAGNPIGMNAGGKLENEAFFTDLGAAIQQQDSIYKNEFSNRSGLHSDHQPFMLEGVPILSVHSDLDRSIYGCYHSDCDDFNLVNEEHMTNTSRFGTMMLYGLANAETLPATKMDSETTKEFMIKNNLKEKLIIGGDWKWEE; encoded by the coding sequence ATGAAAAAACAACTCCTTATTGCCCTAACAACTGTCTTGCTCATGTCTTGCGGTGAATCCAAAAAAGAAGAATCCCAAGCGGAACTATTTGCTAGAATCGACGCGGAAATACAGCAAAATGCCAAGGGGTACAGCACCCTTAAAGAAGCTACTGAAACCATCGGGCACCGCCTAACAGGTTCTGAAAATGGGGCCAAGGCAGAGGAATATACCTATAACAAGTTTAAGGAATACGGTTATGAGGACGTGGAATACCAAACCTTTGAGGTAGAGGCTTGGTCCCGAGGAACGGTATCCGTATCCATTAACGATGAACCCGTGAAGGCAGTAACCTTAGGGCATTCTCCTGTGGAAGCAAACGTAACCGGGGAAATTGTGGATATGGGCAACGGCCTAGAGGCGGATTATGCGGTAAATCCAGATGCCGTAAAGGGCAAAATTGCCTTGGTCTATATCAGTATTTTGGAGGGAAGTCCGGAGGGCTTGACCAATCTGCACCGAAGTGAAAAAACAGCCTTGGCCATCAAATACGGCGCCAAGGGAATCATCATTATCAATCAAGTAGATAATGGGGTACTATTAACGGGAACCGCCTCCGTAACCGGGGAATTGATACCCATTCCTGCGGTATGTATCGGCAAGGAAGATGGTATGGCCTTAAAAGAATCCTTGAAAACCGGCAAGGCCACTGCTCAAATTGAAATGACCAATAATAGCGATATGATCAAGGCTAGGAACGTGGTAGCTACATTACCTGGTAGTGAAATACCAGAGGAAATTATTGTCATTGGGGGTCATTTGGATTCTTGGGATTTGGCGACGGGGGCCATAGACAACGGTATTGGATCCTTTGCGGTATTGGATATTGCGCGTGCTTTTAAAGCCAACAATCTTCACCCTAAAAGAACCATAAAATTTGTTATGTTCATGGGCGAGGAACAAGGATTGTTCGGTTCAAGGCACATGGTAGCCGAGGCTTTAAAGGAGGGCACCATGGACCAAATTAAATATATGATGAATTTGGATATGGCGGGTAACCCCATAGGAATGAACGCCGGCGGAAAATTGGAAAACGAAGCCTTTTTTACTGATTTAGGCGCTGCCATACAACAACAGGACAGCATCTATAAAAACGAGTTTTCCAACCGCTCTGGATTGCATAGCGACCACCAGCCTTTTATGTTGGAAGGGGTTCCTATTTTATCCGTGCACAGCGACTTGGACCGTTCCATTTATGGCTGCTATCATTCGGATTGCGACGACTTTAATTTGGTGAACGAGGAACATATGACCAATACTTCCCGTTTTGGAACCATGATGCTATATGGCCTAGCCAATGCCGAGACCTTGCCTGCTACTAAAATGGACAGCGAGACCACTAAGGAATTTATGATCAAAAACAACTTAAAGGAAAAACTGATTATCGGGGGGGATTGGAAATGGGAGGAATAA
- a CDS encoding M28 family peptidase gives MIWIFLAVSMVFYGQNSKESNPYFKLVRPAFDGTLAYNTTEFVAQYWRVPGNTGFNKSVDWIATELKKAGYVLESEAKSADRLTYRIESRPMDRPTWEPVSAQLDIFGESTPLLVSSKNRNMTYLNSVSTPKGGITAEVIYIKPEDDLPSMDLKDKVVFMESGIRSIYKQLLENDVLGVLSYDNPDYLQPEKNVTSIQFRSLPSQTDTKFWGVALSFEAKERLREALKKGRTKVTVNIQTKIYNADELTVVANIKGSKNPQERLVFSAHIQEPGANDNASGVGTQLEMATVVAGLVKKNKVEADRTLTFLWGDEISSTHRYIQEDKDRARGIKWGISLDMVGENTDITGGSFLIEKMPDPSAIWTRGQDKHTEWGGKVLSLEDMRPHYFNDFIIHNFKKQGEYANWEVNTNPFEGGSDHTPFLKADIPGLLLWHFTDQFYHTDNDRIDKVSQETLKNVGTAALASGLYLVNANTDTAQNVLDIVEKAALERLESEFELSIKSVHPAEEKPILAAWEDWYLKALQSITDLEPVPTEELQHRIKVAQQKVKEKTQNYLAELDAR, from the coding sequence GTGATATGGATTTTTTTAGCCGTGTCCATGGTTTTCTACGGCCAAAATTCCAAAGAGAGTAACCCTTACTTTAAACTTGTCCGTCCGGCATTTGATGGAACTTTGGCCTATAACACGACCGAGTTTGTTGCCCAATATTGGCGGGTTCCCGGAAATACAGGTTTCAATAAAAGTGTTGATTGGATTGCTACCGAACTGAAAAAAGCCGGCTACGTTTTAGAATCCGAAGCCAAATCTGCGGACCGACTCACCTATCGCATAGAATCCAGACCCATGGATAGGCCCACTTGGGAACCTGTTTCGGCACAATTGGATATCTTTGGGGAAAGTACGCCGCTTTTGGTCTCTTCCAAAAACAGGAATATGACCTACCTCAACTCCGTTTCCACTCCTAAAGGAGGTATTACGGCGGAGGTCATTTATATAAAACCGGAGGATGACCTCCCTTCGATGGACTTAAAAGATAAAGTCGTCTTTATGGAGTCGGGTATCAGAAGTATTTACAAACAACTTTTGGAAAACGATGTTTTGGGTGTCCTGTCCTATGATAATCCGGATTATCTACAACCCGAAAAAAATGTCACTTCCATTCAATTTAGAAGCCTACCATCACAAACCGATACCAAATTTTGGGGTGTTGCCCTATCCTTCGAAGCCAAGGAAAGACTACGGGAAGCCTTAAAAAAAGGAAGAACAAAGGTGACCGTGAATATTCAAACAAAGATCTACAACGCGGATGAACTTACAGTAGTGGCGAATATAAAAGGCTCAAAAAACCCTCAGGAAAGATTGGTCTTTAGTGCCCATATTCAAGAACCCGGGGCAAATGATAATGCTAGTGGAGTCGGTACACAATTGGAAATGGCAACGGTAGTTGCTGGTTTGGTCAAGAAAAACAAAGTAGAAGCGGACCGAACCTTGACCTTTTTATGGGGTGATGAAATCTCTTCGACCCATAGGTACATACAAGAGGATAAAGACAGGGCCAGAGGCATAAAATGGGGCATCAGTCTGGATATGGTGGGTGAGAATACCGATATCACAGGAGGTTCCTTTTTAATAGAAAAAATGCCTGATCCCAGTGCCATTTGGACCCGTGGACAAGACAAGCATACAGAATGGGGCGGAAAGGTCCTCTCTCTGGAGGATATGAGACCCCATTATTTCAATGATTTCATCATCCACAATTTTAAAAAGCAAGGGGAATATGCGAATTGGGAGGTGAACACCAATCCCTTTGAGGGAGGAAGCGACCATACACCCTTTTTAAAAGCGGATATCCCCGGACTACTTTTATGGCATTTTACGGATCAGTTCTATCATACCGATAATGACAGGATTGACAAAGTCTCCCAAGAGACTTTAAAAAATGTGGGGACGGCCGCTTTGGCCAGCGGACTTTATCTGGTCAATGCCAATACCGATACAGCCCAAAATGTTCTAGATATCGTTGAAAAAGCGGCCTTGGAACGTTTGGAATCAGAATTTGAGCTGAGCATAAAAAGTGTACATCCCGCGGAGGAAAAACCAATACTTGCCGCTTGGGAGGATTGGTACTTAAAAGCCTTACAGTCTATAACAGATTTGGAACCCGTACCCACGGAGGAATTGCAACATAGGATTAAAGTAGCCCAACAAAAAGTGAAAGAAAAAACCCAAAACTACTTGGCAGAACTTGACGCACGTTAA
- a CDS encoding peptidylprolyl isomerase has translation MKNSILVFAFCLVLSACSSLKKYDVGQIVTPKGEILVWLYDETPNHKKSFIQLANAGYWDSLTFNRVIPNFVAQAGCPDTPEGFNDPEYLLAPEFNEKLKHRYGAFGAGRDGNPDKLSARCQFYIVQNKQGEHRLDGDYTVYGKVIKGMPVVDAMVNVLTDSLDEPLIPITMDVNILKMSAKDLKKFAIDLD, from the coding sequence ATGAAAAATAGTATCCTGGTTTTTGCCTTTTGTCTTGTTCTTTCTGCCTGCTCATCCCTAAAAAAGTATGATGTAGGCCAAATTGTAACGCCCAAGGGTGAAATTTTGGTATGGCTGTATGATGAGACACCCAATCATAAGAAAAGCTTTATTCAATTGGCGAATGCCGGGTATTGGGACAGTCTCACTTTCAATAGGGTCATTCCCAATTTTGTGGCACAGGCAGGTTGCCCGGATACACCGGAAGGCTTCAATGATCCTGAATATCTGTTAGCGCCGGAATTCAATGAAAAACTGAAACATAGGTACGGTGCCTTTGGTGCTGGGAGGGATGGAAATCCGGATAAACTATCGGCACGTTGCCAATTCTATATTGTACAGAACAAGCAAGGCGAACATCGCTTGGATGGTGACTATACGGTGTACGGCAAGGTAATCAAGGGCATGCCGGTGGTAGATGCCATGGTCAATGTGCTCACAGACAGTTTGGACGAACCCTTAATACCCATTACCATGGACGTTAATATTTTAAAGATGAGCGCCAAAGACCTTAAGAAGTTTGCCATTGATTTGGATTAA
- a CDS encoding beta propeller repeat protein, translated as MRLFFVITLCTIGLGMAQVQPTTSKELTLNLTTKAALREQSLFKHIPLTNIGPTVMSGRVADLEVNPDDPTEFYVGYASGGVWHTKNNGTTFTPIMDNAPSINVGDIGIHWPSRTIWVGTGENISSRSSYAGIGILKTTNNGKTWENMGLADAHHFGRILVHPNNPNEVVVGVTGHLYSPNEERGMYKTTDGGRTWEKTLYINNTTGIIDVAHAPNNFSIQYAAAWEKDRKAWDFTGSGNASGIYKSTDGGSSWKKIAEPGSGFPTGEGVGRIGFAVFDEQTVYAVHDNQFRRPKTTKEEDKPSGLTRNDFMAMTLSEFQELRNSELDSFLKKNRFPKKYTAETIKEMVIKKEIQPSDVARYLGEGDSDEPETPVIGAEVYRSDDGGQTWTKQNEDYIDNLFYSYGYVFAQVRVDASNKDKIYLLGVPIIKSDDAGKTYTSIQKENVHVDHHSLWVNPKRPGHLINGNDGGLNISYDDGANWTKQNSESVGTFFAVNIDHQEPYNVYGGLQDNGVWMGPNNSETDFEWQQTGHNPWKGIAGGDGMQIQIDRRNPQIVYTGSQFGYYSRLDLGKDTRTFIRPAHSLGESPYRFNWESPILLSSHNQDILYFGTNKFMRSMDQGDTWEPISPDLTSGGKKGNVPYGTITTISESPFQFGLLYAGTDDGHIQVSKNGGSTWEDIGQNINLNSISGTISTNMGHPLWVAQVVASQHKKERVYAALSGYRYDDFTSYIFKSEDYGKSWQSITANIPDAPVNVIIEDTANENLLFVGTDNGLYASLNQGKTWEAFQNGMPNVAVHDLVIQPEAQELVVATHGRGIYKAGIAPLQSMTPDILNQKIHVFPLENIEYSNRWGNARSEWQKPNTPGLDIVFYASTPGMIKAKVLSEDGIVVSQTETNADKGINILSFDVAFSKDGKNNYLQKHKTKLEEAKDGKTYLPKGTYEVEISGNGKTEKSTFIIE; from the coding sequence ATGAGACTTTTTTTCGTTATCACCTTATGTACCATAGGCCTAGGCATGGCACAGGTACAACCTACTACATCGAAGGAATTGACCCTTAATTTAACCACCAAGGCAGCCCTTAGGGAACAATCGCTTTTTAAGCATATTCCCCTAACGAACATCGGACCTACGGTCATGAGCGGTAGGGTGGCCGATTTAGAAGTCAATCCAGATGATCCCACCGAATTTTATGTAGGCTATGCCTCGGGTGGAGTTTGGCATACCAAGAACAATGGCACCACCTTCACCCCGATTATGGATAACGCGCCAAGCATTAATGTAGGGGATATTGGTATCCACTGGCCTTCCAGGACTATTTGGGTGGGTACTGGAGAGAACATTTCCTCCCGTTCATCCTATGCTGGTATTGGCATACTAAAAACGACCAACAATGGGAAAACATGGGAAAACATGGGTCTTGCCGACGCACATCATTTTGGTCGCATTCTTGTACATCCCAACAATCCAAATGAAGTTGTGGTAGGGGTTACGGGCCATCTCTACTCCCCCAATGAAGAACGGGGCATGTATAAAACCACTGATGGCGGAAGAACGTGGGAAAAGACCCTTTACATCAACAATACCACGGGAATCATTGATGTAGCCCATGCGCCCAACAATTTCTCGATACAGTATGCGGCAGCGTGGGAAAAGGATAGAAAGGCATGGGATTTTACAGGTAGCGGAAACGCATCGGGCATCTATAAAAGTACGGACGGCGGTAGTTCATGGAAAAAAATTGCGGAGCCGGGAAGTGGGTTTCCAACAGGAGAAGGTGTTGGTAGAATAGGGTTTGCCGTATTCGATGAACAAACGGTATATGCCGTCCATGACAATCAGTTTAGACGCCCAAAAACCACAAAAGAAGAAGATAAACCCTCTGGCCTTACCAGAAATGACTTCATGGCTATGACCTTATCCGAGTTTCAGGAACTGAGAAATTCCGAATTGGATTCCTTTTTAAAAAAGAACCGCTTTCCCAAAAAATATACGGCAGAAACCATTAAGGAAATGGTCATAAAAAAAGAGATACAACCTTCCGATGTGGCCCGATATCTTGGAGAAGGGGATTCAGATGAGCCGGAAACGCCAGTTATCGGGGCCGAGGTATATCGCAGCGATGACGGAGGTCAAACTTGGACAAAACAGAACGAAGATTACATTGATAATTTGTTTTATAGTTATGGTTATGTATTTGCCCAAGTGCGAGTGGACGCTAGCAATAAGGATAAAATCTATCTTCTAGGCGTTCCCATTATCAAATCCGATGATGCAGGGAAAACCTATACCTCTATCCAAAAGGAAAATGTACATGTGGACCATCATTCGCTTTGGGTGAACCCGAAGCGGCCCGGGCACCTCATCAACGGCAATGATGGCGGTTTAAATATTTCCTATGATGATGGGGCAAACTGGACAAAGCAAAATTCCGAATCCGTGGGAACCTTTTTTGCGGTAAACATTGATCATCAAGAACCCTACAACGTATATGGAGGTCTTCAGGACAATGGCGTTTGGATGGGCCCAAACAATTCTGAGACCGACTTTGAATGGCAACAAACCGGTCATAATCCCTGGAAGGGAATTGCCGGTGGGGACGGAATGCAGATACAAATAGACCGTAGAAACCCACAAATCGTGTATACGGGCTCACAATTTGGGTATTATTCCCGATTAGACCTTGGGAAAGACACACGTACCTTCATCAGGCCCGCCCACAGTTTGGGGGAATCGCCCTATAGGTTCAATTGGGAGTCCCCAATTCTACTATCAAGTCATAATCAGGACATCTTGTATTTTGGGACCAACAAATTTATGCGGTCCATGGACCAAGGCGATACTTGGGAACCCATCTCCCCCGACCTGACCTCTGGTGGAAAAAAGGGAAATGTACCTTATGGAACTATTACGACCATCTCAGAATCACCCTTTCAATTTGGGCTACTTTATGCAGGTACGGATGATGGACATATACAAGTATCCAAAAATGGAGGTAGTACTTGGGAGGATATTGGACAGAACATCAACCTTAACTCGATTTCCGGTACGATCAGCACAAATATGGGGCACCCCCTTTGGGTGGCTCAAGTAGTGGCATCCCAGCATAAAAAGGAACGGGTATACGCCGCTCTCAGCGGTTACCGCTACGACGATTTTACCAGCTATATATTTAAGAGCGAAGATTATGGGAAGTCTTGGCAATCCATTACTGCCAACATACCCGACGCTCCGGTTAATGTAATTATTGAGGATACCGCAAATGAAAATTTACTTTTTGTAGGTACGGATAATGGCTTGTATGCCTCGTTGAACCAAGGAAAGACTTGGGAAGCTTTTCAAAACGGCATGCCCAATGTAGCCGTACATGACCTTGTGATACAGCCCGAAGCACAGGAATTGGTTGTGGCAACGCATGGAAGGGGAATCTATAAAGCGGGTATCGCACCATTGCAGTCCATGACCCCAGATATTCTGAATCAAAAAATACACGTATTTCCCCTTGAAAACATAGAATATTCAAACCGATGGGGCAATGCACGAAGCGAATGGCAAAAACCCAATACACCCGGACTTGATATTGTATTCTATGCTTCAACACCTGGTATGATTAAAGCCAAGGTACTTTCTGAAGATGGTATTGTTGTAAGCCAAACCGAAACAAATGCGGACAAAGGAATTAATATCCTCTCTTTTGATGTGGCCTTTTCCAAAGACGGAAAAAACAATTATTTACAAAAACATAAAACCAAGCTGGAAGAGGCTAAAGACGGTAAAACTTATTTGCCCAAAGGAACGTATGAGGTAGAAATTTCAGGGAATGGAAAAACAGAAAAAAGCACCTTTATAATTGAATAA
- a CDS encoding DUF2721 domain-containing protein, which translates to MELTLGIPALLFPAISLTMLAYNARYLAIAALIRQLHQKFEETGSKSVGLQVQKLRKRLTIIKNMQATAIFSFLLAVITMSLIYVQLSFWANLVFGVSLLALMISLILSFIEVQLSTKALEIQLKSMEK; encoded by the coding sequence ATGGAACTAACCCTAGGAATTCCCGCATTGCTGTTTCCGGCCATTTCCCTGACGATGTTGGCCTACAACGCCAGATATCTGGCCATAGCCGCATTAATTAGGCAGCTTCATCAAAAATTTGAGGAAACAGGTTCAAAATCAGTAGGGTTACAAGTTCAAAAATTACGAAAACGTTTGACGATCATAAAAAACATGCAGGCGACGGCAATTTTCAGCTTTTTGCTTGCCGTAATTACCATGTCCTTGATTTATGTCCAGTTATCGTTTTGGGCCAATCTTGTTTTTGGCGTTAGCTTGCTGGCCCTAATGATTTCGTTGATTCTGTCCTTTATCGAGGTTCAGCTTTCTACGAAAGCCTTGGAAATACAACTTAAAAGTATGGAGAAATAA
- a CDS encoding succinate dehydrogenase cytochrome b subunit: MSGFFKSSIGRKYAMALSAFFLMIFLLQHFAINILSVFSPEAFNEASHFMGTFWAVQYILQPILIFGVVYHFVMGFILEAKNRSARVKSYARNNGGANSSWMSRNMIYSGLAILAFLILHFIDFWIPEINTKYIQGDMSGLLPDGDYRYYEELTHKFVSPLRVGAYVIAFVFLSLHLMHGFSSAFQSVGASSMRKEKLQTFGKAYAILLPLGFIIIALYHHF; this comes from the coding sequence ATGAGCGGATTTTTTAAATCTTCGATTGGCAGAAAGTATGCAATGGCACTTTCGGCCTTTTTTTTAATGATTTTCCTACTTCAACACTTTGCCATTAACATTCTATCGGTCTTTAGTCCAGAAGCCTTTAACGAGGCCTCTCATTTTATGGGGACTTTCTGGGCAGTACAATATATTTTACAGCCTATTCTGATCTTTGGTGTTGTTTATCACTTTGTAATGGGTTTCATCTTAGAGGCCAAAAATAGAAGTGCGAGGGTAAAATCATATGCAAGAAACAATGGTGGTGCCAACTCCTCTTGGATGAGTAGGAATATGATTTACAGTGGTCTGGCCATTTTGGCTTTTTTGATTTTACATTTTATCGATTTCTGGATTCCAGAAATCAACACGAAATATATTCAGGGTGACATGTCAGGTTTATTGCCTGACGGAGATTATCGCTATTATGAGGAGTTAACACATAAATTTGTTAGCCCACTACGTGTCGGCGCCTATGTTATTGCATTTGTGTTTCTGTCCCTACACTTAATGCATGGTTTCAGTTCTGCATTTCAGTCGGTAGGTGCAAGTTCTATGAGAAAGGAAAAGCTACAAACTTTTGGTAAGGCATATGCAATCCTCTTGCCTTTAGGATTTATAATTATTGCTCTTTATCATCATTTTTAA
- a CDS encoding fumarate reductase/succinate dehydrogenase flavoprotein subunit, whose amino-acid sequence MSVLDSKVPKGPLKTKWTDYKDHINLVNPANKRNIDVIVVGTGLAGGSAAATLAELGYNVKTFCYQDSPRRAHSIAAQGGINAAKNYQGDGDSVYRLFYDTIKGGDYRSREANVYRLAEVSANIIDQCVAQGVPFARDYGGLLDNRSFGGVLVSRTFYAKGQTGQQLLLGAYSAMNRQIARGKITPFNRHEMLDVVKVDGKARGIIARDLVTGKLERHSAHAVVIASGGYGNVYFLSTNAMGSNATAAWKIHKKGAFFANPCYTQIHPTCIPRSGDYQSKLTLMSESLRNDGRIWVPKNIEDVKAIREGRKKPTDLSEDERDYYLERRYPAFGNLVPRDVASRAAKERCDAGYGVNATGEAVYLDFASAISRYGKEQAKIHGISNPSDAKIYELGKGIVEAKYGNLFQMYEKIVDENPYETPMMIYPAVHYTMGGIWVDYNLMTTIPGCYAIGEANFSDHGANRLGASALMQGLADGYFVLPYTIGDYLSHEIRTGKIPTDTPEFEEAEKSVKDRIDFFINNKGTHSVDYYHKKLGNIMWNKCGMSRNAEGLKEAAEEIKALREDFYKNVSVPGSADELNSELEKAGRVADFLELGELFAKDALVREESCGGHFREESVEEDGEQKGEAKRNDAEYAFVSAWEYKGEPSEAILHKEQLEFKEIELKQRSYK is encoded by the coding sequence ATGTCTGTATTAGACTCAAAAGTACCTAAGGGTCCATTGAAAACGAAGTGGACCGATTATAAGGACCATATCAATTTAGTTAACCCGGCCAACAAACGTAATATAGATGTTATTGTTGTAGGCACGGGACTTGCCGGTGGTTCCGCAGCTGCTACCTTAGCAGAATTGGGATATAATGTAAAGACGTTTTGTTATCAAGACTCACCTCGAAGGGCGCATTCCATTGCAGCACAGGGTGGTATCAATGCGGCCAAGAATTACCAAGGTGATGGTGATTCTGTTTACAGGTTGTTCTACGATACTATCAAAGGGGGTGATTACCGCTCTAGGGAGGCCAATGTATATCGTTTGGCAGAAGTGTCTGCCAATATCATTGACCAATGTGTGGCACAAGGTGTTCCTTTTGCCCGTGATTATGGTGGTCTTTTGGACAACCGTTCCTTTGGTGGGGTTTTGGTTTCCAGGACCTTTTATGCAAAGGGGCAAACCGGGCAACAGCTTTTGCTTGGGGCTTATTCAGCAATGAATAGACAGATTGCAAGAGGTAAGATTACACCATTTAACCGACATGAAATGTTGGATGTGGTTAAGGTTGATGGAAAGGCACGAGGTATTATTGCAAGGGATTTGGTCACGGGAAAACTAGAAAGACATTCGGCACATGCAGTCGTAATTGCTTCTGGTGGATATGGAAATGTTTATTTCCTTTCCACTAATGCTATGGGGTCCAATGCCACCGCGGCATGGAAAATTCATAAAAAGGGGGCCTTCTTTGCCAATCCATGTTATACTCAAATTCACCCCACTTGTATTCCACGTTCCGGGGATTATCAATCCAAATTGACATTGATGTCAGAGTCGCTAAGAAACGACGGTAGAATATGGGTGCCCAAAAATATTGAAGATGTAAAGGCCATTCGTGAAGGACGTAAAAAACCAACGGATCTTAGCGAAGACGAAAGGGATTACTATCTAGAAAGACGCTATCCGGCCTTTGGTAACCTAGTGCCCAGGGACGTAGCTTCCAGGGCCGCCAAGGAAAGATGTGATGCCGGATATGGTGTAAATGCTACCGGTGAGGCCGTATATCTTGATTTTGCTTCGGCCATTTCCCGTTACGGTAAGGAGCAGGCTAAAATACATGGTATCAGCAATCCTAGCGATGCAAAAATTTATGAACTTGGAAAGGGAATTGTAGAGGCCAAGTATGGTAACCTATTCCAAATGTACGAGAAAATCGTTGACGAGAACCCTTATGAAACCCCTATGATGATTTATCCAGCGGTACACTATACTATGGGCGGCATTTGGGTAGATTATAATCTGATGACGACCATTCCCGGATGTTATGCGATTGGAGAGGCCAATTTCTCGGACCATGGAGCTAACCGATTGGGGGCTTCTGCTCTGATGCAAGGTTTGGCCGATGGATATTTTGTGCTACCCTATACCATAGGGGATTATCTATCCCATGAAATTAGAACGGGAAAAATACCTACCGATACACCCGAGTTTGAAGAAGCGGAAAAATCCGTCAAGGACCGTATTGATTTCTTCATCAATAATAAGGGAACCCATTCCGTTGACTACTATCACAAAAAACTTGGGAATATCATGTGGAACAAGTGTGGTATGTCCAGAAATGCAGAAGGCCTAAAAGAAGCTGCAGAAGAAATCAAGGCGCTACGTGAGGATTTTTATAAGAATGTAAGCGTTCCCGGATCTGCTGATGAATTAAACAGTGAGTTGGAAAAAGCTGGACGTGTGGCCGACTTCTTAGAATTGGGAGAATTGTTCGCAAAAGATGCCTTAGTACGTGAAGAATCCTGTGGTGGTCACTTTAGGGAAGAATCCGTTGAAGAGGACGGGGAACAAAAAGGCGAAGCAAAAAGAAATGACGCAGAATACGCATTTGTTTCCGCTTGGGAATACAAAGGTGAGCCTTCGGAAGCGATTTTGCACAAAGAGCAGCTAGAGTTCAAGGAAATAGAATTAAAACAAAGAAGTTACAAGTAG
- a CDS encoding succinate dehydrogenase/fumarate reductase iron-sulfur subunit, translated as MNLTLKIWRQKGPKDKGSMVDYKVSDISEHMSFLEMMDVLNEQLINEGKEPVAFDHDCREGICGSCSMFINGEAHGPDRGVTTCQLHMRMFKDGDVITIEPFRAKAFPVIKDLVVDRSSFDRIQHAGGYISVNTSGNTQDANAIPISKHAADEAMDAATCIGCGACVASCKNASAMLFVGAKVSQYALLPQGRIEAVDRVKNMVAQMDLEGFGNCTNTGACEVECPKGISLENIARMNREYLFANIKD; from the coding sequence ATGAATCTAACATTAAAAATTTGGAGACAAAAAGGACCAAAGGATAAAGGTTCTATGGTCGATTATAAAGTTTCCGATATATCCGAACACATGTCCTTCCTAGAAATGATGGATGTCCTTAACGAACAGTTGATCAACGAGGGAAAAGAGCCTGTAGCCTTTGATCATGACTGCCGTGAGGGTATATGCGGTTCCTGTTCCATGTTCATCAATGGCGAGGCCCATGGCCCCGATAGAGGTGTTACTACCTGCCAATTGCACATGCGCATGTTCAAGGATGGTGATGTCATAACCATTGAACCCTTTAGGGCAAAGGCATTTCCCGTAATCAAGGATTTGGTTGTGGACCGTAGTTCTTTTGACCGTATACAGCATGCCGGAGGTTATATTTCGGTAAACACATCCGGTAATACCCAGGATGCCAATGCTATTCCTATTTCAAAACATGCTGCCGATGAGGCCATGGACGCGGCTACCTGTATTGGTTGTGGTGCTTGTGTTGCAAGTTGTAAAAATGCATCAGCTATGTTGTTCGTAGGTGCCAAAGTCTCACAATATGCATTATTGCCCCAAGGGCGTATTGAAGCTGTTGATAGGGTTAAAAATATGGTGGCCCAAATGGATTTGGAAGGATTTGGTAACTGTACCAATACAGGTGCATGCGAGGTAGAATGCCCTAAAGGAATTTCCTTGGAGAATATTGCACGTATGAACAGAGAATACCTTTTTGCGAATATCAAGGACTAA
- a CDS encoding very short patch repair endonuclease: protein MSKIRGKNTKPEMAFRRALYAAGYRYRVDYKKLIGKPDIALNKYKTVIFIDGEYWHGYNWEDRKPKIQTNREFWIAKIERNMQRDEEVNEALEQLGYTIFRFWESEVKKELEKCLQLVLNHLNKVDDRN from the coding sequence ATGAGCAAAATACGTGGCAAAAACACCAAGCCAGAAATGGCGTTCAGAAGAGCTTTATATGCTGCCGGATACAGGTATCGGGTAGATTATAAAAAATTGATAGGAAAGCCAGATATCGCCTTGAACAAATACAAAACGGTCATCTTTATCGATGGGGAATATTGGCATGGTTACAATTGGGAAGACAGAAAGCCAAAAATCCAGACCAACCGTGAATTTTGGATTGCAAAAATTGAACGTAACATGCAGCGCGACGAAGAAGTGAACGAAGCATTGGAGCAATTAGGTTATACCATCTTCAGGTTCTGGGAAAGTGAAGTAAAAAAAGAACTGGAAAAATGTCTGCAATTGGTTCTTAACCATTTGAACAAGGTCGATGACCGAAATTAA